A genomic segment from Triticum dicoccoides isolate Atlit2015 ecotype Zavitan chromosome 1A, WEW_v2.0, whole genome shotgun sequence encodes:
- the LOC119281521 gene encoding uncharacterized protein LOC119281521: protein MRSPSLEPAAAAAPVPRAAAFGRVRVAHGARGPRGVAGAGVAGTAGRLRVLVAALPEPLLHRLMPAQEGAAALSPEADEVHGDMASAEISSPAARAVPGSTVRVRFVLKERCNFGQSFQMVGDDPALGLWEPARAVALDWSEGHNWTVEKDLPANRLIEFKFLLQDSLGKFHWQNGPNRTLQTGETTKTLVVYEDWGNAKNQKVAEEGDAPVQMMEAVLDGDHGRNGDHGRNGVVSAHELQVCDNQEMKEPDAPMPIPWGGAFGRVRVTYGVQGLRRVGSDGLAGTAGRLSVLVTALPKPLEQLVPTQEGGIALAPEADEVQGGVASAEISSPPAPAVPGSTVRVRFVLKEQCTFGQSFHLVGDVPALGLWEPTNAVAMDWLEGHDWTVEKDLPANRLIEFKFLLQDSLGKFHWQNGPNRSLQTGETTKTLVVYEDWGNAKNQKVAEEGHTPVQMMETVVNDDHGRNGVVSAHELQVCDNQEIKEDESTISDDDNSMAAAIASVGEETMKACEADQPELLMGEQKIQDELRYEIDTAPQNGRATTYADADGEYDETTDDDSILPKNGALVKHGLAGAFERELLWGWKALQQLVGFKADT, encoded by the exons ATGAGATCCCCGTCCCTGGAGCCAGCCGCGGCCGCCGCGCCGGTCCCCCGGGCTGCGGCCTTCGGGCGGGTCCGGGTCGCCCACGGCGCgcgggggccgcgtggcgtcgcgGGCGCCGGCGTCGCTGGGACCGCGGGCCGCCTGAGGGTGCTCGTCGCCGCGCTCCCGGAGCCCCTCCTCCACCGGCTCATGCCCGCGCAGGAGGGCGCCGCAGCACTGTCGCCGGAG GCTGATGAGGTGCATGGGGACATGGCTTCTGCCGAGATTTCGTCACCCGCTGCTCGTGCTG TTCCTGGAAgcacagtgcgtgtcagatttgtgCTAAAAGAGCGGTGCAACTTCGGCCAAAGCTTCCAGATGGTCGGCGACGACCCGGCGCTCGGCCTGTGGGAACCGGCGAGGGCGGTGGCTTTGGATTGGTCTGAAGGCCACAATTGGACAGTGGAGAAA GATTTGCCTGCCAACAGGCTGATTGAGTTCAAGTTCTTGCTGCAAGATTCCCTGGGGAAGTTCCACTGGCAGAATGGACCTAACAGAACCCTACAGACAGGTGAAACCACAAAGACATTGGTGGTCTACGAGGATTGGGGTAATGCGAAGAATCAGAAAGTAGCAGAGGAGGGAGACGCCCCGGTTCAAATGATGGAGGCAGTTCTCGATGGTGATCACGGCAGAAATGGTGATCACGGCAGAAATGGTGTTGTTTCGGCACATGAGCTACAAGTGTGTGACAATCAAGAGATGAAAGAACCAGATGCGCCCATGCCGATCCCTTGGGGCGGAGCTTTTGGCCGGGTCCGGGTCACCTACGGCGTGCAGGGGCTGCGGCGCGTCGGCAGCGATGGCTTGGCTGGGACTGCCGGCCGCCTGAGCGTGCTCGTCACCGCGCTACCGAAGCCCCTCGAGCAGCTCGTGCCCACACAGGAGGGTGGCATAGCACTAGCGCCGGAG GCTGATGAGGTCCAGGGGGGAGTGGCCTCTGCTGAGATTTCGTCACCACCTGCTCCTGCTG TTCCTGGAAGCACAGTGCGCGTCAGATTTGTGCTAAAAGAGCAGTGCACCTTTGGCCAAAGCTTCCACCTGGTCGGTGATGTCCCAGCACTTGGCCTCTGGGAACCGACGAATGCGGTCGCTATGGATTGGTTGGAAGGCCATGACTGGACAGTAGAGAAA GATTTACCTGCCAACAGGTTGATTGAGTTCAAGTTCTTGCTCCAAGATTCCTTGGGAAAGTTCCATTGGCAGAATGGGCCTAATAGAAGCCTACAGACAGGTGAAACCACAAAGACATTGGTGGTCTACGAAGATTGGGGTAATGCGAAGAATCAGAAAGTGGCAGAGGAGGGACACACCCCGGTTCAAATGATGGAGACAGTTGTCAATGATGATCACGGCAGAAATGGTGTTGTTTCGGCACATGAGCTACAAGTGTGTGACAATCAAGAGATCAAAGAGGACGAATCAACTATAAGCGATGATGATAATTCAATGGCTGCTGCTATTGCATCTGTTGGAGAGGAAACAATGAAGGCATGTGAAGCTGATCAACCAGAG CTATTGATGGGCGAACAGAAAATTCAAGATGAGCTTCGTTATGAAATAGACACAGCACCCCAGAATGGCAGGGCTACGACGTATGCTGATGCTGATGGTGAATACGATGAAACGACCGACGATGATAGTATCCTGCCCAAGAATGGCGCTCTGGTTAAGCATGGGCTGGCAGGAGCTTTTGAGCGCGAGTTGCTTTGGGGTTGGAAGGCCTTGCAGCAGCTCGTGGGCTTCAAAGCGGACACATGA
- the LOC119281533 gene encoding pleckstrin homology domain-containing protein 1-like codes for MAASLWRAVMGSSSSSAGGGDDPAAGGVEFWHGAERAGWLTKQGEYIKTWRRRWFVLKQGRLFWFKDAAVTRGSVPRGIIPVSSCLTVKGAEDVLNRQFAFELSTPAETMYFIADAEKEKEEWINSIGRSIVQHSRSVTDAEVVDYDSRPQPPPQPQPKKSEASEPSE; via the coding sequence ATGGCGGCCAGCCTGTGGCGCGCGGTGatgggctcctcctcctcctcggcgggcggcggcgacgacccggcggcgggcggcgtgGAGTTCTGGCACGGCGCGGAGCGCGCCGGGTGGCTGACCAAGCAGGGCGAGTACATCAAGACGTGGCGGCGGCGCTGGTTCGTGCTCAAGCAGGGCCGCCTCTTCTGGTTCAAGGACGCCGCCGTCACGCGCGGCTCCGTGCCCCGCGGCATCATCCCCGTCTCCTCCTGCCTCACCGTCAAGGGCGCCGAGGACGTGCTCAACCGCCAGTTCGCCTTCGAGCTCTCCACCCCGGCCGAGACCATGTACTTCATCGCCGACGccgagaaggagaaggaggagtggATCAACTCCATCGGCCGGTCCATCGTCCAGCACTCCCGCTCCGTCACCGACGCCGAGGTCGTTGACTACGACAGCCGCCCCCAGCCCCCGCCGCAGCCGCAGCCCAAGAAGAGCGAGGCGAGCGAGCCGTCAGAGTAA
- the LOC119281399 gene encoding probable methyltransferase PMT12 isoform X3 → MKLRKHVTFIVAWFMDHRRHRQVLLQGRDIEEGSTRGRKQVWFSNVPHTYLVADKGGQNWCDAPRPMCQARRPYPRHGLYEDYLTCDIAFNAVMPLSRASTRGRYSCIKGVTIGLQRLKMVPSGSRTRVFLDVGFGVTSFGPYLISREFEHGVPVMVATNLTPAIIQCSCCRINSTCDGELSLFISMKRPNMRHGKICSLILS, encoded by the exons AT gAAATTAAGGAAACATGTCACGTTCATTGTCGCCTGGTTTATG GACCATCGTCGACATAGACAAGTTCTGCTTCAAGGACGAGACATAGAAGAAGGCTCGACAAGAGGAAGGAAGCAG GTGTGGTTTAGCAACGTACCTCATACATACTTGGTTGCTGACAAAGGAGGGCAGAAttggtgtgacgccccgagaccgatgtgccag gcaagacgaCCATACCCTCGACATGGGTTGTATGAAGAttatctcacttgcgacattgctttcaatgcggttatgcctctaagtcgtgcttcgacacgtgggagatatagctgcatcaagggcgttacaattgGATTACAAAGGCTAAAG ATGGTACCATCTGGCTCTCGCACTAGAGTTTTTCTGGATGTTGGCTTTGGAGTAACAAGTTTTGGGCCATACTTAATTTCACGTGAATTTGAGCATGGTGTTCCTGTAATGGTGGCAACTAATTTAACACCGGCTATTATCCAATGTTCCTGCTGTAGAATAAATTCGACATGTGATGGTGAGCTGAG CCTGTTTATAAGCATGAAGAGGCCCAACATGAGGCATGGAAAGATATGCTCCTTAATACTATCAT AG
- the LOC119281399 gene encoding probable methyltransferase PMT12 isoform X2, whose translation MEVCAISLKLRKHVTFIVAWFMDHRRHRQVLLQGRDIEEGSTRGRKQVWFSNVPHTYLVADKGGQNWCDAPRPMCQARRPYPRHGLYEDYLTCDIAFNAVMPLSRASTRGRYSCIKGVTIGLQRLKMVPSGSRTRVFLDVGFGVTSFGPYLISREFEHGVPVMVATNLTPAIIQCSCCRINSTCDGELRDGGPSSQTDHVGRL comes from the exons ATGGAAGTATGTGCTATATCTTT gAAATTAAGGAAACATGTCACGTTCATTGTCGCCTGGTTTATG GACCATCGTCGACATAGACAAGTTCTGCTTCAAGGACGAGACATAGAAGAAGGCTCGACAAGAGGAAGGAAGCAG GTGTGGTTTAGCAACGTACCTCATACATACTTGGTTGCTGACAAAGGAGGGCAGAAttggtgtgacgccccgagaccgatgtgccag gcaagacgaCCATACCCTCGACATGGGTTGTATGAAGAttatctcacttgcgacattgctttcaatgcggttatgcctctaagtcgtgcttcgacacgtgggagatatagctgcatcaagggcgttacaattgGATTACAAAGGCTAAAG ATGGTACCATCTGGCTCTCGCACTAGAGTTTTTCTGGATGTTGGCTTTGGAGTAACAAGTTTTGGGCCATACTTAATTTCACGTGAATTTGAGCATGGTGTTCCTGTAATGGTGGCAACTAATTTAACACCGGCTATTATCCAATGTTCCTGCTGTAGAATAAATTCGACATGTGATGGTGAGCTGAG AGATGGAGGACCTAGCTCTCAAACGGACCATGTTGGGAGATTGTGA
- the LOC119281511 gene encoding arginyl-tRNA--protein transferase 2-like, with the protein MADGASSSGARDGGGGGGGESVVIDYGRRRTTCGYCRSTGPTSISHGLWANSLKADDYQALLDRGWRRSGSFLYKPEMERTCCPAYTIRLKASDFICSKEQDRVLKRMQRFLDGELDPQVGSPQCKTNPTKRSLNEPMNSPTLKVSRVSAYEFQTATDPSLDKEDEFISFLSSKINEAIATCFQGGIAGSDVELPKAVVKTVKPQVKKKVGGAAQEKKGGAVQDLVYSCNVSFQLAAVIKRALPEEKRAVLGDLSPNCIAERLVLTMEHHGEIAGFAVKACNGHLNFYSATIQPIQNHTSIDTCAQASDRPTSSKQSSVNKNDARHGKKARKLEFKMARSHFDPEEFALYQRYQTKVHKEKTVTESSYKRFLVDTPIVPIRPRSGDNTVPPCGFGSFHQQYRIDGKLVAVGVVDILPKCLSSKYLFWDPDLAFLSLGKYTALKEIDWIKTTQKSCPSLEYYYLGYYIHSCNKMRYKAAYRPSELLCPVRYEWVRYDAAKPLLDRSLYSVLSDFSTMAQDEIPQPHACGPCDESSAKNDHSETPIDEDDEDSESDYDESDMMVDEEMVHSESKGDTAEDCSGVDVENVIMDLSGSRVKYKELHSVVGPIERRHLSELERQLSRYAKVVGKELSDRIVYSLS; encoded by the exons ATGGCGGACGGCGCCAGCAGCAGCGGCGCCCGGGAcggcgggggaggcggcggcggcgagtcggTGGTGATTGACTACGGCCGGCGGCGCACGACCTGCGGCTACTGCCGATCCACCGGCCCCACGAGCATCTCCCACG GTCTGTGGGCTAACAGTCTGAAAGCTGATGACTATCAAG CTCTTCTTGACCGTGGATGGAGGAGGTCTGGCAGTTTTCTCTACAAGCCTGAGATGGAACGGACATGCTGTCCGGCATATACTATACGCCTGAAGGCAAGTGATTTCATTTGTTCCAAAGAGCAAGACCGTGTACTTAAAAGGATGCAAAG GTTTCTTGATGGAGAGCTTGACCCACAGGTTGGAAGTCCACAGTGCAAGACTAACCCTACGAAACGTTCACTCAATGAACCTATGAATTCACCAACCTTGAAAGTATCCAGGGTATCAGCATATGAATTTCAAACAGCCACGGATCCAAGTTTAGACAAAGAAGATGAGTTTATTAGTTTCCTGTCTAGCAAAATCAATGAGGCAATAGCTACGTGCTTCCAAGGTGGAATAGCAGGTTCtgatgttgaactccctaaagctGTTGTGAAGACTGTTAAACCTCAAGTAAAAAAGAAAGTAGGAGGAGCAGCACAAGAAAAGAAAGGAGGAGCAGTGCAAGATTTGGTGTACTCATGTAATGTAAGTTTCCAACTGGCTGCAGTAATTAAACGTGCATTGCCTGAAGAAAAACGTGCAGTATTAGGGGACCTTTCACCAAATTGTATTGCAGAAAGACTGGTGTTGACAATGGAACATCATGGAGAAATAGCTGGTTTTGCAGTGAAAGCCTGTAATGGCCATCTGAACTTCTACTCAGCCACTATTCAGCCAATTCAGAACCATACTAGCATTGATACATGTGCACAAGCTTCTGATAGGCCGACTAGCTCAAAACAAAGCTCTGTGAACAAAAATGATGCAAGACATGGTAAAAAAGCAAGAAAGCTGGAATTTAAGATGGCAAGATCGCATTTTGACCCTGAGGAGTTTGCTTTGTACCAAAGATATCAGACAAAAGTTCACAAGGAAAAGACAGTTACGGAAAGCTCATACAAGAGATTTCTGGTGGATACCCCAATTGTACCTATTCGCCCAAGGAGTGGTGATAATACAGTTCCGCCATGCGGTTTTGGTTCATTTCATCAGCAGTATAGAATTGATGGAAAACTTGTGGCAGTTGGTGTAGTTGATATCCTTCCGAAATGTCTCTCAAGCAAATATTTGTTCTGGGATCCTGACCTTGCTTTCCTATCTCTTGGAAAGTATACAGCTCTAAAGGAAATAGATTGGATCAAGACAACACAGAAAAGTTGCCCCAGTCTTGAGTACTATTACCTTGGTTATTATATACATTCCTGCAATAAGATGAGATATAAAGCTGCATATCGACCATCAGAACTTCTCTGTCCAGTCCGTTATGA GTGGGTGCGCTATGATGCTGCAAAACCATTACTAGATAGGAGCCTGTATTCTGTTCTATCTGATTTCTCCACCATGGCGCAAGATGAAATCCCCCAACCACACGCTTGTGGCCCTTGTGACGAATCTTCAGCAAAAAATGACCACAGTGAGACTCCTATTGACGAGGATGATGAGGACTCAGAGTCGGACTACGACGAATCAGACATgatggttgatgaagagatggttcaTTCAGAATCCAAAGGTGATACAGCTGAGGACTGTTCTGGCGTAGATGTTGAAAATGTTATCATGGACCTGAGCGGCTCTCGGGTTAAATACAAG GAACTTCACAGCGTTGTCGGGCCGATCGAAAGGAGACACCTGAGTGAGCTGGAAAGGCAGCTGAGCCGATACGCGAAAGTCGTTGGGAAGGAGCTGTCTGACCGTATCGTCTATTCCCTTAGCTGA
- the LOC119281399 gene encoding probable methyltransferase PMT12 isoform X1, whose protein sequence is MEVCAISLKLRKHVTFIVAWFMDHRRHRQVLLQGRDIEEGSTRGRKQVWFSNVPHTYLVADKGGQNWCDAPRPMCQARRPYPRHGLYEDYLTCDIAFNAVMPLSRASTRGRYSCIKGVTIGLQRLKMVPSGSRTRVFLDVGFGVTSFGPYLISREFEHGVPVMVATNLTPAIIQCSCCRINSTCDGELSLFISMKRPNMRHGKICSLILS, encoded by the exons ATGGAAGTATGTGCTATATCTTT gAAATTAAGGAAACATGTCACGTTCATTGTCGCCTGGTTTATG GACCATCGTCGACATAGACAAGTTCTGCTTCAAGGACGAGACATAGAAGAAGGCTCGACAAGAGGAAGGAAGCAG GTGTGGTTTAGCAACGTACCTCATACATACTTGGTTGCTGACAAAGGAGGGCAGAAttggtgtgacgccccgagaccgatgtgccag gcaagacgaCCATACCCTCGACATGGGTTGTATGAAGAttatctcacttgcgacattgctttcaatgcggttatgcctctaagtcgtgcttcgacacgtgggagatatagctgcatcaagggcgttacaattgGATTACAAAGGCTAAAG ATGGTACCATCTGGCTCTCGCACTAGAGTTTTTCTGGATGTTGGCTTTGGAGTAACAAGTTTTGGGCCATACTTAATTTCACGTGAATTTGAGCATGGTGTTCCTGTAATGGTGGCAACTAATTTAACACCGGCTATTATCCAATGTTCCTGCTGTAGAATAAATTCGACATGTGATGGTGAGCTGAG CCTGTTTATAAGCATGAAGAGGCCCAACATGAGGCATGGAAAGATATGCTCCTTAATACTATCAT AG
- the LOC119281399 gene encoding uncharacterized protein LOC119281399 isoform X5 gives MEVCAISLKLRKHVTFIVAWFMDHRRHRQVLLQGRDIEEGSTRGRKQVWFSNVPHTYLVADKGGQNWITKAKEMEDLALKRTMLGDCEENMFLCGGSLL, from the exons ATGGAAGTATGTGCTATATCTTT gAAATTAAGGAAACATGTCACGTTCATTGTCGCCTGGTTTATG GACCATCGTCGACATAGACAAGTTCTGCTTCAAGGACGAGACATAGAAGAAGGCTCGACAAGAGGAAGGAAGCAG GTGTGGTTTAGCAACGTACCTCATACATACTTGGTTGCTGACAAAGGAGGGCAGAAttg GATTACAAAGGCTAAAG AGATGGAGGACCTAGCTCTCAAACGGACCATGTTGGGAGATTGTGAGGAAAATATGTTTCTATGTGGAGGAAGCCTTTTATAA
- the LOC119281399 gene encoding uncharacterized protein LOC119281399 isoform X4, with translation MEVCAISLKLRKHVTFIVAWFMDHRRHRQVLLQGRDIEEGSTRGRKQVWFSNVPHTYLVADKGGQNWCDAPRPMCQARRPYPRHGLYEDYLTCDIAFNAVMPLSRASTRGRYSCIKGVTIGLQRLKRWRT, from the exons ATGGAAGTATGTGCTATATCTTT gAAATTAAGGAAACATGTCACGTTCATTGTCGCCTGGTTTATG GACCATCGTCGACATAGACAAGTTCTGCTTCAAGGACGAGACATAGAAGAAGGCTCGACAAGAGGAAGGAAGCAG GTGTGGTTTAGCAACGTACCTCATACATACTTGGTTGCTGACAAAGGAGGGCAGAAttggtgtgacgccccgagaccgatgtgccag gcaagacgaCCATACCCTCGACATGGGTTGTATGAAGAttatctcacttgcgacattgctttcaatgcggttatgcctctaagtcgtgcttcgacacgtgggagatatagctgcatcaagggcgttacaattgGATTACAAAGGCTAAAG AGATGGAGGACCTAG